A single Trichocoleus sp. FACHB-46 DNA region contains:
- a CDS encoding actin-binding WH2 domain-containing protein has product MNYFSVLITLLRDRKDFIDEVRQGIRLNSKITSLLISSSILFAIYGAVIGAFAGPLQALSSAVKLPALYLITLIICLPTLYFFNIIFGSKLTLGQHFVVLLGSAAIISILLFSFAPVTLFFLATIDNYQFFKLLNVVIFGITGFLGINFLYHSLQALSPQDSAGQATRTQILQSWLILYAFVGSQLGWTLRPFFGAPGEPFELFRDMQGNFYLNVIQSILEVLGLR; this is encoded by the coding sequence ATGAACTACTTTTCGGTGCTGATTACACTGCTACGCGATCGCAAAGATTTTATTGATGAGGTGCGTCAGGGAATTCGGCTTAATAGCAAAATCACCTCTTTGCTAATTTCTAGTTCGATTCTATTTGCCATTTACGGAGCGGTAATTGGTGCTTTTGCTGGACCTTTGCAAGCGCTATCTTCTGCAGTAAAACTACCAGCACTTTACCTGATTACCCTGATTATTTGTCTGCCAACTTTATACTTTTTTAACATCATCTTTGGCTCCAAACTAACTTTGGGCCAACACTTTGTAGTTTTGCTAGGTTCAGCGGCAATTATTAGCATTTTGCTATTTAGCTTTGCTCCAGTCACTCTATTTTTCCTAGCGACAATTGATAACTATCAATTCTTTAAGCTGCTCAATGTCGTAATTTTTGGAATCACTGGATTCTTAGGAATCAACTTTCTCTATCACAGTCTCCAAGCGCTATCGCCTCAGGATTCAGCAGGGCAAGCAACTCGTACACAAATTTTGCAGTCTTGGCTGATTCTTTATGCTTTTGTGGGCAGCCAGCTAGGGTGGACACTACGCCCCTTCTTTGGCGCACCAGGAGAACCCTTCGAGCTGTTTCGAGATATGCAGGGAAACTTCTACTTGAATGTAATTCAATCAATTTTAGAAGTTTTAGGTCTGCGTTGA